A region of Dictyostelium discoideum AX4 chromosome 1 chromosome, whole genome shotgun sequence DNA encodes the following proteins:
- a CDS encoding FNIP repeat-containing protein translates to MERNLYDWLILKGREDWILEFINNLSDNGFHITLNSIVNYIKSQQRNYKDGGSSSSCCCGGDGDSATNKYLLLQKQLEEIISYNNNSEFIYCRQHDRITNTMIELYDSKLLSLKGTHDQLNSKPFITCLNIIRNNKILLIKNEQQQQQQQQQQQQQQENNSFNLIYNNEQSGELFLKKIWRNHFLKNEIIFYLSIFKTHRFKMSFKSIKELEQYKFKNFLDHIQISIPIKNSLYNKEEVNNNENENLNENELFINYLENNKLPNSIRKLQINNYSTKRPIINYWYSIENRYKYYQYTQFIKPSSIPSSITYLDFSVDDYDINKIQTVGVKFIDYNFPILKNDLFKTVNGNGNENENENVYKKLIFTNFDSVINVGVIPEGIEYIDYTTSWDPENGLLYSNQFPKSLKTLVFERTFSDIPEVTFKKENLKCKNQTLPTSLTFLYYEPNYIIEPRFFPQSITILKLGKTQYIYAKDTFKVGVLPSQLIELDLGGYYNEIEENVLPSTLKSLTLSQSYNRVIKPGCLPDSLEYLSFHGDDGSPTTPPLPPPDNNYLTKVWSFLTFNKLSTTTTTGCLIEGSIPTSLKTLKLSSYQSFLDILVPNVITQSHKSLYKISIIQNEYYENQTLLSFEEMILKFNNWKLLNFKLPSNVKIIKFNTNFYPEFLENDSSLPFTHFKTNSMSKIKLLPETLKSISFQGANSNNFKIPTINYPNSLKTLYICPISDIPNNSIHPLPNSLTHLDLCYNFKSLNLSHYILKDNLQNLKSLKILALPSSFKEELNIDLNFPNLEILIVAYSNPIIILSSSSSSSSSSSSSSSSSSSSSSSSSSSSSSSSSSSSSSSSSSPLSSYSLPQSKNSLKLREIIVFNINYKFIDNNLQLYHLIKICDHRKTLKKLLKTII, encoded by the coding sequence ATGGAAAGAAATTTATATGATTGGTTAATTCTAAAAGGAAGAGAAGATTGgattttagaatttattaataatttatcagatAATGGTTTTCATATTACTTTAAATTCCATtgttaattatattaaatctcaacaaagaaattataaagatggtggtagtagtagtagttgttgttgtggtggtgatggtgatagtgcaacaaataaatatcttttattacaaaaacaattagaagaaataatttcatataataataattcagaaTTTATATATTGTCGCCAACATGATAGAATAACAAATACAATGATTGAATTATATGATAGTAAATTACTATCATTAAAAGGGACTcatgatcaattaaatagCAAACCATTTATTACttgtttaaatataataagaaataataaaatattattaataaaaaatgaacaacaacaacaacaacaacaacaacaacaacaacaacaacaagaaaataatagttttaatttaatttataataatgaacaaagtggtgaattatttttaaagaaaatttggagaaatcattttttaaagaatgaaatcattttttatttatcaatttttaaaactcaTAGATTTAAAATgtcatttaaatcaattaaagaattggagcaatataaatttaagaaTTTTTTAGATCACATTCAAATatcaataccaataaaaaattcactatataataaagaagaagtgaataataatgaaaatgaaaatctaaatgaaaatgaactatttataaattatttagagaataataaattaccaaattcaattagaaaattacaaattaataattattctaCAAAAAgaccaataataaattattggtattcaattgaaaatagatataaatattatcaatacaCACAATTTATTAAACCATCGTCAATACCATCATCGATTACTTATTTAGATTTTAGTGTTGACGATtatgatataaataaaattcaaacagTTGGTGTAAAATTTATAGATTATAATTtcccaattttaaaaaatgatttatttaaaacagtTAATGGAAAtggaaatgaaaatgaaaatgaaaatgtatataaaaaattaatattcacCAATTTCGATTCAGTAATTAATGTTGGTGTTATTCCAGAAGGTATAGAATATATTGATTATACTACATCATGGGACCCAGAGAATGGTTTGTTATATTCAAATCAATTTCCAAAGTCATTGAAAACATTGGTTTTTGAAAGAACATTTTCTGATATTCCAGAagtaacttttaaaaaagagaatttaaaatgtaaaaatcAAACATTACCAACTtcattaacttttttatattatgaaccaaattatattattgaaCCTCGCTTTTTTCCAcaatcaattacaattttaaaattagggAAAACTCAATATATCTATGCAAAAGATACCTTTAAAGTTGGTGTTTTACCATCACAATTGATAGAATTAGATCTTGGTGGTTattataatgaaattgaagaaaatGTTTTACCATCaactttaaaatcattaacatTAAGCCAAAGTTATAATAGAGTAATCAAACCAGGCTGTTTACCCGACTCATTAGAATATCTTTCATTTCATGGCGACGATGGCTCtccaacaacaccaccactaccaccaccagataataattatttaacaaAAGTTTGGtcatttttaacttttaataaactatcaacaacaacaacaactggtTGTTTAATTGAAGGATCAATACCAACTAgtttaaaaacattaaaactATCATCGTATCAAtcatttttagatattttagtACCAAATGTAATAACACAATCACATAAATCTCtttataaaatatcaattattCAAAATGAATATTATGAAAATCAAACTCTGTTATCATTTGAAGagatgatattaaaatttaataattggaaattattaaatttcaaattaccatcaaatgtaaaaatcattaaattcaataccaATTTTTATCCtgaatttttagaaaatgatTCTTCTTTACCATTCACacattttaaaacaaattcaatgtctaaaattaaattattacctgaaactttaaaatcaatttcatttcaaGGTGCAAAttccaataattttaaaattccaaCAATTAATTATCCAAACTCTTTAAAAACTCTTTACATTTGTCCAATAAGTGATAtaccaaataattcaatacaTCCATTACCAAACTCTTTAACTCATTTAGATTTATGTTATAactttaaatctttaaatcttAGTCactatattttaaaagataatttacaaaatctaaaatctttaaaaatattagcTTTACCATCTTCCTTTaaagaagaattaaatattgatttaaatttcccaaatttagaaattttaattgttgcttattcaaatccaataataattttatcatcatcttcttcgtcatcatcatcatcatcatcatcatcatcatcatcatcatcatcatcatcatcatcatcatcatcatcatcatcatcatcatcatcatcatcatcatcatcatcatcatcaccactatCATCCTATTCATTACCACAGTCAAAAAACTCTTTGAA